TTGTAAACTTATTCGAGGCTATTATTCTGTTTTGCCAAAGTTCTTTTCCTTCCGAATGAAAATTATTTCATCTTCCCAGAGGCGACCTCTTAACGTAGTTTTGTAAGTGTAAAATTTTTACAATAGGCATTTCCCCAAATCACAAAAGTACACCAAACATCGCGTGTTTCTAAACTTTACATCTGAACTCAAGATAAAAGAGACTGTAGGACAGggaaaatgattctttaaaacaCAGCATTACTACTATTCTACTGTCCTAGACTCTTTTGGACAAAAATATTTTACGAAAGAATTTCCTGTCAGCCACCGTACTCGTTAAACACAGTCAGCCATAGTGCTGTAAAATAGCAGAATAGCTCCCAAATCAAAAGGCTTCCAACATTGCACTAAGGAAAGATTttcctttgtgtatgtgcacacgcgTGTGCATGTAACTGTTTGCATACACAAGTGCAgttgtggaagtcaaaggacaacctcagatgtcatTCCCAGACACTGCTCACCGTTTAAacgaagaaggaagggaaggagaaaaggaaaagaggggggtgaggagaaagaagagaagaactggaaggagggagggaggaaaggagaggttCCGGTGTATTTTACCACTTATTGGGGGTGGGTGTCTGTTTCACCAGTTTGTTACAATCCCATTACTAAATAACAAACCACATCAATCAAAACCAGAAGAAAAGTTGAACTAAGACCGGAACAGAAATAACTTCGTGAAAAACCAGGATGTGGCAATCCGACCTCTTCTGCTCCACCCTAGAAAGGCTGTGGCGAAGCCGGAGGGTAACCAAGAGTCCACCTCTGCGCAGGCGCCGACCGAGCTGCCACCACGCCTTAAAGTGCACCCGGAAGTGACGCGGGTCGCGCTGAGCCAGGGCCGGGAAGGTCTGAGCGAATCGCCTAGGCTAGCGGGCCCGGCGCGCCTCCTCGGCCACTATGAGCTGTACGATCGAGAAGATCTTGACGGACGCCAAGACGCTGCTGGAGCGGCTGCGCGAGCACGATGCGGCGGCCGAGTCGCTGGTGGACCAGTCGGCCGCGCTGCACCGGCGGGTGGCGGCAATGCGGGAGGCGGGCGCCGTGTTACCCGAGCAGGTCGGCCGGGGGCCGAGCCGCGCCCAGGGGTGGACGCTGCGGGCGGGTGGGTGGGGTCGCGCGGCCTGATTTATCTTGGTCCGGAGGGCAGGGCGGATGTGTGAGCTTCCTGTGTCGTGGGTGGGACTGCTGCCTCCTCCGCAGCACCTGCCCATGTTTGCAGTGCCttagtctgtctctctgtccagtATCAAGAGGATGCATCCGACGTGAAGGACATGTCTAAATATAAACCTCACATTCTGCTGTCTCAAGAGAATACCCAGATTAGAGATTTACAGCAGGAAAACAGAGGTTAGTCaggcccgtgtgtgtgtgtgtgtgtgtgtgtgtgtgtgtgtgtgtgtgtgtaggatttttttttctggtaataCTTCTTTGGACATTCTTACACAAGTGCCTGAACAGTTAACAAGAGTGCACATCGCATACATATATTTAGATCAGTGCTTCAAGGGTCAACTGGTAACAGTAAAATCTGTTAGATTGCTCTTGCTGATTGATGACCTTGAAAGAGGTATTCAGTAGTTTAGCAGAGTTGAATTGTTAGATGGCTGGGGAGTGACCACATACCAAATGGAGGCTTCTATAACTAAAGTTCATTGTCTCCAAATGTAACATTTCGATATTAGAGTGAACACTAAAGTTAAGATCGACGTTTCTTTAATGTTCCTGTGCAAGATGGAAGGCTAGAACTTCGTCCCCCAAATACATAGTCTTAGGGTTGTTGATGACAGCAGGATGGTAGTTGTCTGATGGAGCCCTTTTACATCTACCATTCCACTCTATGCCCCTGACCAAGTATTTACACAGTGCAGCTAAGAAACGGGTTCACAGACACCAGTTGGAACCAGCCAGAAGGCCTGAACTGCCAAGCCTGAAGGCCTGAGGCCATTCCAAGGACCCACAGGGtttaaggagagaactgactcctgggaGTTCTCTGACCCCACGTGTGCTGTGGTTCACACAAATCaacaaaatgaattttttattttaatgagctCATTTTTGCTTCTAAGAAGTCAATTAGAAAACTGAATTCAAATCCATGCCTCGTGATTACACATCCCATTTTATTTCCACAAGACTCTACCGCTTAGAGAGTTGGTTttcctggcagtggtggcacgcgcctttagtcccagcactcgggaggcagaggcaggtggatttctgagttcgaggccagcctggtctacagagtcagttccaggacagccagggctacacagagaaaccctgtctccggacaaaaaaaaagagagagagttggtTTTCAGGTACACTGTTCACTTCCGTGGGCTTGAATACTGATTTCCAACTTTGGATTCCCAGTGTCCCGTGGAGTGTCTGAGAGCTCCAGCTGTTAGGAGCCTTGAGACCAGTCTTAGACGTCATTGTCcagatgtttgcttttgttgttgttgttgttgttagagctGTGGGTTTCCTTGGAGGAGCACCAGGATGCGTTGGAACTGATCATGAGCAAGTACCGGAAACAGATGTTACAGTTAATGGTCGCTAAGAAAGCCGTGGATGCCGAACCAGTTCTGAAAGCTCACCAGTCTCACTCTGCAGTAAGAAACACTGATAAATAAATTGCAAATAAACTGAACTGAAATCGTGGGGTCGTTGCTTTGTTTGCAGAAAACGGTGTTCCTCTTTCAGCATATTTTCATAATCACTCGGTATTTGGCTGTGACATGAATAAAGGAAGGGGATAAGGGCCTCTTCCATCCTTTAGTGGTCAGGTTACCTCCCTCACCAAGGATTTCTTTTCAGCTTGACAGAAAGATTGagagggctacatagcaagcgtAATACCAGCTAGTGTTGAAGGCATTCAGTGACTACTTAGCTGATTGTTGTACATTCTATCGAGCCATAAGTTTTATAGTTCCAAGTCGGATTTTATCCCTAGCTTCCACATAGCAAGCAGTCACTAACTTCATCAAATGACTCAGACTGTGTTATGGGGGGAGGGCTGGT
This region of Mus caroli chromosome 3, CAROLI_EIJ_v1.1, whole genome shotgun sequence genomic DNA includes:
- the Sike1 gene encoding suppressor of IKBKE 1, yielding MSCTIEKILTDAKTLLERLREHDAAAESLVDQSAALHRRVAAMREAGAVLPEQYQEDASDVKDMSKYKPHILLSQENTQIRDLQQENRELWVSLEEHQDALELIMSKYRKQMLQLMVAKKAVDAEPVLKAHQSHSAEIESQIDRICEMGAVMRRAVQVDDNQFCKVQERLAQLELENKELRELLSISSESLQAGKESSVAPASQAIK